A single region of the Thermodesulfovibrionales bacterium genome encodes:
- a CDS encoding ClpXP protease specificity-enhancing factor SspB, translating into MNELKKTVFYGMLDLIGRVFIVVRYSDRVVIGARGFTEDEMKNGIVLVFNTKMRFSWDDSGISTSLVFGTAPHKCYIPADDIVLIYSPELNAQFMIAPQPAAETADRNMQACDRESAKTRHCSDHSKVVKVDFQKKKDRSR; encoded by the coding sequence ATGAACGAACTCAAGAAGACCGTCTTTTACGGGATGCTCGATCTCATCGGCCGTGTTTTCATCGTCGTGCGGTATTCCGACAGGGTGGTGATCGGGGCACGGGGTTTTACCGAGGACGAAATGAAGAACGGTATCGTCCTCGTCTTCAACACCAAGATGCGTTTCTCCTGGGACGATTCCGGCATCTCGACTTCCCTCGTCTTCGGCACGGCCCCCCACAAGTGTTACATACCGGCCGACGATATCGTTCTTATTTACTCTCCCGAGCTCAACGCCCAGTTCATGATCGCACCACAGCCGGCTGCCGAGACAGCGGATAGGAATATGCAAGCCTGCGACAGAGAATCTGCAAAGACGAGACACTGTTCCGATCATTCCAAGGTCGTGAAGGTAGATTTTCAGAAGAAGAAGGACCGTTCACGGTAG
- a CDS encoding carboxymuconolactone decarboxylase family protein: MANSSEQQRAIDDLTAIAPEFAKLTQDFLFGDIWKRPGLSQRDKSLITVTCLVALNRIEQVDFHLKKALENGLTKEELVAAITHIAFYAGWPTAASGFNHLKKIIDQK; this comes from the coding sequence ATGGCAAACAGCAGCGAACAACAAAGAGCGATAGATGACTTAACGGCTATAGCACCGGAATTTGCGAAACTTACACAGGATTTCCTTTTCGGTGACATCTGGAAACGCCCCGGCCTCTCGCAGCGCGATAAGAGCTTAATTACCGTTACATGCTTAGTGGCGCTAAATCGTATCGAGCAAGTTGATTTTCATCTTAAAAAGGCTCTTGAGAACGGCCTCACGAAGGAGGAGCTTGTAGCCGCGATTACGCATATTGCATTTTATGCGGGCTGGCCCACTGCGGCGTCGGGGTTTAATCACCTGAAAAAAATAATTGATCAAAAATAA
- a CDS encoding carboxymuconolactone decarboxylase family protein has translation MEIKRRRSQPSGKGLADWFTGTMRIAILAGIFISVFSIATISEAQTMKKEGLKAKQEKIVTIAAFTANGYLQKLKTALNEGLDAGLTINEIKEILVQLYAMRISLQPERHQYLYGRPETRI, from the coding sequence ATGGAAATCAAAAGAAGGCGCTCACAGCCTTCCGGCAAAGGACTGGCCGATTGGTTCACCGGCACGATGCGCATAGCAATTCTGGCAGGCATTTTTATCTCAGTGTTTAGCATTGCAACCATTTCGGAGGCACAGACCATGAAAAAAGAAGGCTTGAAGGCAAAACAGGAAAAGATCGTCACCATTGCGGCCTTCACCGCCAACGGTTATTTGCAGAAACTGAAAACTGCCCTGAACGAAGGGCTGGATGCCGGTTTGACTATTAATGAAATCAAGGAAATCCTTGTGCAGTTATACGCCATGCGGATTTCCCTGCAGCCTGAGCGGCATCAATACCTTTATGGACGTCCTGAAACCAGGATATAA